From the genome of Planctomycetota bacterium:
GCGGGGCAGTTCGCGCTCGCGGTGTTCGAGGGCGATCGCTGGAAGCAGGAGTACCACGGGCGGCCGCCGCTGCGTCGGGCGGTGTGCATCGCGCAGATCGTGCAGCACGAGAAGCTGCCCGACGGGCGGTACAACGTGCTGGTGCAGGGCGTCTGCCGCGCCCGCATTCTGCGGGAAGTTCCGGCGGAGGCCGGGCGGCAGTACCGCACCGCGCTGCTCGAGCCCGTCGGGCTCTCGCAGGCCCCGCCCGAGGTGTCGTGGACGGACGACACGTTCGACGACGACACGGATTCCGACGACGCGTCGCCCTCGCTGGCCGAGGCGCGCGGGCGCATCCGCGACATGCTGGCGGAGGGCCCGCTGACGCAGCTCACCCACGCCGCCCCGGTGCTGGAGTACCTGCGCAACGACGAACTGCCGACGAGCGCGGTGCTGGAGGTGGTGTCGTTCACGCTCATCACCGACCCGACGCTGCGCTACGCGTTGCTGGCCGAGGGCGACGCGGACGCGCGGGCCGCGATGATCGTGCGTGAACTGGAGCACCTCGCGGACCTGGTCCGCCGGGCCGCGCTGCAGCACCCGGAAGAGTGGCCCAAGGGGTGCAGTTGGAACTGAGGGTGGGTTCGAGGGGCTCTCGCCGGAAAGCGCCGAGATCGCGAGGCCGAGCGGGTGATCTCGGTGGCACGGGCGGGAACACCTTGGTGTGGTGGCAATCACGCGATTGGTCGAAAACGCCAAGTCGAGCAGAGCGGCTCCGTTCGCTGAAAGCCCCATAGGGGCTTCGGGATGTAGTCACGGGTGAAGCGCAGCCCGGCGACAGCCGGGCGCAGCGCAACCCGTGGAAGTGGATCCGTTTTCTCTCGCCTGCCCCGAAGGGGCAGAGGACTTGCGCGTGAACGCTGTGATTCAGTCAAACACATAGCGCTCGTCGAACTCGATGCCGTGAACGCGGAGTATGCGCAACAACTCGGATTTGAAATCTTCCCTCTTGTGATGCTCTGCCTGGCCCGCGATGTACTTCTTCACGGCTTCTTCCTGCGACTTGCTGACGGAGAAGACGCTGTACCCCATTTGCCACGCGAACTCGGCGAGACTCGGATACGTCTCGTGAACCCACTTCGACGAGCGGGCCTTGACCGTGCGCATCAGGTCCGAGATCGAGGCATCGGGCCGCCACCGGAGGTACATGTGGACGTGGTCTTCGACGCCGCCGATGTCGTAGAGCACGCCCTTCTCAGCCCGGACGATGCCGCCGATGTAGGGATAGAGGCGCTCGGCGACTTCGGCGGTAATCCACGGGGCGCGGCCCTTCGTGGAGAAGACGACGTGGAGCAGGAGTTGGGAGTACGTGCCCGGCATGGAGATTCCTTCGCCCCTCCGGGGCGAGGAGCTTTCCACGGGTTGCGCAGGGCCCAAAGCGGCCCCGCTCCACCCGTGGCTACACCCCAACGCCCCGCTGGGGCGTTGGAAATGACTTTCGCGCATGTCGTGCCCGTGTCCGACCCTACAAGCACTTCCGAAGTAAGTGCGTTCGCCGTGCGTGGGCAACGACTTGCCGGGAGCACCGGACATCACAGGCCGATGGCGGCGGAACGGGCACTTGCACGGGCCGGTGCAGGCGCCCTCGCTCGCGCGTCGGGCTCGTACGCAATCGAGGCGTTAGAACCCCCACTCGTCGCGCACGGCCGCGCGGCGGCGGGGGCGGTCGGTGGGCTGCGGCAGTATCGCGGCCTCGCGTGCGGCGCGTTCGAGCGCCTGGATCAACTTCTCGTGGTCGGGGATGCCTTCGAGGCGTTCGAGCAGGTCGTCGACCCGGTGGTCGGCGGGCCACGCCGGGTCAACCTGCGCGATGGCGGCGTCGCCGAGCGCTTCCTGCGACGCGATGATCCACGCGGGCGTGAACTCGCCGCCGGGCGGCGGATCAACCCGCACGCGGACGACGGCGGGCGCGACCGGCCCGCCCACGCCCACCACGCCCCCCACCGCGACGATCGGGATCTTGCCCTTGTCGGCGTGCCCGGCGCGGATGGCCGGCTCGCGCGCCAGCACCAGCGACGGCACCTTCCGGCGCGCGAGCTGCGCCCGCACGCCCCGCGCGTCCACGCCCACCAGCGGGGGCTCGACCAGGAAGCACCCGGGCGACTCCGCGGCCGGCGCGAGCGGGAGCGCCCGCACCACGCGCACGACACCCGCGTCGACCGCCTGGTGGCGCATCTGGCGGCGTGCTTCTTGCAGGGGGAGGCAGGCGCGGGCGAGTCGTTCGAAGTCGCCCGCGCGGCGCGCACGCAGGAGCGCCCGCTCGCACAGCGCCTCGCACGCGAAGTAGTCGGTCGCGACCAGGGCGCGGCTGGCGCGTTCCATGATCTCGTCGATCACACCGCCCGCACTCCCCGTTCGAGACGTCGCCACGCACAAACCCCCGGGCCTTCGCACATCAGCCGGCGTCGGACGACACGTGGCGCGCGAGCGCCCGCATGAGGTACGCCCAGCGCTCGGCCTGCGCGTCCAGGTCGTAGGCCAGGATGTCCGACACGCCCGACCAGTCCTCGTCGCGCACGGCGTCGCGGAGCAACCGCAGATGCTCGCGGAGGGCGCTCGTCGCGTGCGCGAACGACTCGCCCTCCTCGACGCCTTCGAGACGCAGCGTCGAGACATCCAGCGAGAGCAGCGTCGCGCCGCGATCTACCACCTCGCCCACGGCCTGCCACGTGCCCAGCACGCGCGACAGCGGGTCCATCGCGCGGTCGGTGTCGCCCGACTGGATCAGTTCCGCCGTCGCCTGCTGATCGCCCCGCGCCTGCTCGAGCGCCTCCACCGCGTCCAGCAGCGTCTGGCCGACCAGCCGGCGCGGGTCGGCGGAGGTGAAGGCCAGCACGCCGATCGGGGCGGCGTCTTCGGACGGCGCGCCCAGCGACTCGTCGGACAGGCGTTCGCCGTCGGCCTTGACCTCGATGATCACCCGCCCGGCCGAACGGGCCGTGTCCGCGGCCAGACGGAGAGCGGCCGCCACGGTCGGGCGGGGTACGATGAGCGGAACGCCGTCGAGAAGGACTTGCACGCGGGGAGTGTGCGCCATTTCGCGCCGGAGGCAACTTTAGGAGGCGGAAATATCGGTCGAGACGCCCTCCGCGGATCGCTCGGGGTCGGGTCGGGCGGCGGCGCGACGACGCTTCTTGTGGATGAGCCGCAGGTTCCGCGCGTAGATCACCACGCCCGATGATTGTCCCAGCACGCCGATAAAATCTTGTCGCCACACGAAGTACGTGAAAAGCAGGACCCCGCCGATCAGGCTCATCCACCAGAATACTTCGGGGATGACGCTCGCCTTTTTCCGCTCGCTCACCAGCCACTGCACGAGCATCCGCCCGGTGAAGGCCAACTGCCCGGCGAAGCCCAGCAGCACCCAGACCAACCCCGTCCACGACGTGATGTTGAGCACGCGGAAGAGCGGGCTTTCGGTCCGGGTCGCGGCGCGGAGCGATTCCTCGCCGAACATCGAGGCGAACGCCCGCGCGTCCATGATCGGTGATTCGTAGCCGTTGCGGAGCAGCACGCGGAAGGCCGGGGCGGCGGCGCGGTCGTCGACCTCGACGATGCCCCGCTGCCCGCCGACGCGAAGTTCGATGGCGCGGGTTCCCGGGGCGGGGCGCGGGCCCTTGAGCCCCGAGATGGGCGACCAGATGAGGTACATGCCCAGGCCCATGACCAGGAGCATGAGGGCCCAGGGCTCCCACTTGAGGCGCTTGCGGCGTCTGGGCGGGTCGGACGGTCGCGTGGGGTGTGGATCGGTCATGCCGGAGGCGCGCCCGCGTCGCGGACTTCGACGCACGTCACGGGGCGACGGCGGGAGCGCATCCAGCGTACCGCGAAGAGATCGCGCAGGCCCGGGAGCGCGCGCTGCAGGATGCCAAGCCCGTACTTTGTCTGGCCCGCGACGCGCGGGCGGTGCGTCACGGGCATCTCGACGACCTTCCCGCCCAGGTGCGCGATGGTGACGGGGATGAAGCGGTGCATGCCCCGGAACTCGAGCGGGAGGCGCAGCGCCATGTCGCGCGTCATGACGCGGAGCGAGCAGCCGGTGTCGCGGATCTCGTCGCCCAGGAGCGTGCGGCGGAAGAGGCGCCCGACGATCGACCCGACCTTGCGGACGGCGTTGTCCTTGCGGGCGCGGGAGCGGTCGCCCTGCACGAGATCGGCGCCGGTCTCGCGCAGACGCCGCACGAACGCGGGGATCTCGGCGGGGTCGTTCTGGAGGTCGGCGTCGAGGACGGCGATGAGCGGGGCGCGGCAGGCGCGGAACCCGGCGTGGAACGCCGCGGACTGCCCGTTGCCCTTGCCCGGGGGCGTCCGGGTCATCGCGACGCAGCGGAGAAAGGGGCGTCCCGGCATGAGGGCGAGGATGCGTTCGCGCGTGCGGTCGGTGGAGCCGTCGTCGACGAGGACGATCTCGAAGGGCTCGCCCGCGGCGCGCATGGCGGCTTCGATCTCGCGCACGAGGGGCTCGACGTTGTCCTCTTCGTTGTGCGCGGGCGCGACGACCGACACCGCCGGCGGGGGCAAGACCGAATCCTCGGGCATAGGGGCGAAGAATAGAGGATCCGGTGGGCGTCCGCCCTAGAGTGGGTCGCGGGCGGCTCGACCCGGAAGGAACCCGACATGACGTTCAAGCGACCCGAGGGGGTCAAGGGCCCCCCCACCGTGCCGGTGACGTTCGTGATGGAAGACCCGCTCTCGCTGACCGGCGACGCGGCCCGCGAGCGCACGCTCACCGGCGGCGTCGGCGAGAGCCTGCTCGAACTCGCCCTCGACAACGGGATCAACATCGAGCACGCGTGCGGCGGGGTGTGCGCGTGCTCCACGTGCCACATCTACGTCGAGAAGGGCGAGCAGGCCCTGAGCGAATCGACGGAGGCCGAGGAGGACCGCGTCGAGGAGGCCCCGGGCCTGCAGCGCAACAGCCGCCTGAGCTGCCAGTGCATCATCCGGGCGAACGCGCCGATCGTGGTGCGGGTGCCCGCGTGGAACCGCAACGCGGTGAAGGAAGACCCGCACTAGCGGGCGCCAGACCGGCGCGGGGCGGGCCGGGCCGGTATGCACGGAACATGCATATGCTTATGCATGCGAACGACCCTCAATCTCGACGACGCGATCGTGCGTCAGGCGCAGCAGCTGACCGGCGTGCGAGAGAAGACGTGGCTGGTGCACGAGGGGCTGCGGTTGCTCGTCGCGCGCGAGGCCGCCCGGCGTCTCGCGGCCCTCGGAGGCACCGAGCCGGGCCTTGTCGCCCCGCCCCGCCGACGCACGCGGAAGGCAGGCTGATGCTGATCGACACGTCGGTGTGGATCGATCATTTCGCACGCGGCGTGACCGGCATGGACCAAGCGATCGCGTCCGAAACCATCGTCATGCACGAGGACGTGCTCGGCGAGCTGGCGCTGGGGAACTTCGCTCATCGCGCCCGCGTGCTATCGCTCCTGCGCGCCCTCCCCCTGATCCCGCGCGTCTCCCACGAGGAAATCCTCGAACTCGTGGAGCGCCACGAGCTCTGGGGGAAGGGGCTGGGCGTGGTGGACGCGCACATTTTGGGCGCGTGCCTGGTCGCGCACGAGACGTTGTGGACGCGCGACCGGACGCTGAGCGCCGCCGCGTCGGCCGTCGGCGTACGACTTCACGCTGGAGGTGCATCCTGACCACCGACGATTCACTGCACTGGCTCGACGTCGAAGACCTCGGCGAAGCGCTGGCCGCGGCGCACCCGCGGCGCGACCCGCTCGCGGTGCGCTTCACGGAACTCAAGGACCTCGTGCGCGCGCTGCCGAACTTCCGCGAGCAGCCTGGGCACCCGGTGAACGAGCGGATCCTCGAAGAAATCCAGCGCCACTGGATCGAGACGCGCGCCGGGCGCCCCCGCGACGACGACTGACCGGCGGCGTGACCCGCGCGCCCGTCCCGATTCTGTTCAGGCCAGCGGCATGCCCAGCGCGCGGCGCTTCTCGAGCAGGAAGCGTTCGTGGTGGCGAACGTGGTCGATGTAGACCTGGATGAACTCGGCGAGTGACACCTTGCCGCGCTGGTTGTGGATGCCGCAGCGGGCGAAGTCGGCGGGCGCGACCGTCCGCAGCCAGCGTGCGGTGAAACGCCGGTGCAGGTCGAAGAGTGCGACGACCTCGGCGATGTCGGCCCGGTCGTACGCCAGGCGCTGCACGCACAGCGTCTCGTCGTACGCGATGAGCAGCGGCAGGTCCTCGGCGACGATCCGCCGGAAGCGGTGCGTTGCGGCCAGGTCGCTCTCCAAAGTGTGCACGACCAGTTCCTGCACGCTCCACGTGCCCGGCACGGGGTGCGACAGCAGGTGCTCGCGCGAGAGCCCCCGCACCCACGCGGCGGGGGTCGACGCGTCGGCCTCGTACGCGGTGATGAGCGCGGGGAGCGCGCCGGGTTCCGGCTGCTGCGCGGGGTTCGGGGTGTGCGCGGGGTTCGGGGTGTGCGCGGGGGCGTGGGTCATGGCGCCAGCGTAGCGGGCGGGAGCGGCCAGATCGCGTCCGCCCGTACGCTCCGGGCGATGCCCCAGCCGCGAAAACTGCACGACCGATACTTCAAGCAGGCGAAGGAGGAGGGGTACGTCGCGCGCTCGGCGTACAAGCTGCTGGAGATCAACGAGAAGCGCCGGCTCGTGCGCGCGGGCGACCGCGTGCTGGACCTGGGCAGCGCCCCCGGCTCGTGGCTGCAGGTCCTCGACGAACGCCTGGGCCCGCGCGGGCGGATCACGGGCATCGACCTGCAGGAGGTTGACGCCCCGCGCAGCGAGCGCGTCCGCGTGCTGCGGGGGGACGCGTTCCTGACCTCGCCCGAGGTACTGCTGGGCGCCTGGGGCGAGCCGGACCCGCCGCGGTTCGACGTCGTGCTGAGCGACATGGCACCCAACACGACCGGGCACGGCGATGATTTCCTCTCCGCCCGACTGTGCGAACGCGTGCTCGACCTGTGCGCGGGCGTGCTGCGCCCCGGGGGCAATCTCATCATGAAGATCCTGGAGGGCGAGCCGACGCCGGGCGTCATCGCACGCACGAAGCGGCTGTTCATCCAGGCGGGGACGACCAAGCCCGCGGCGAGCCGCGATCTGTCTCGCGAGATCTTCATCTGGGGCACGGGCTACGTGGGCGAGCGGGGGAACGCCGGGCCGGCCAGCGCCACAGGGGCCCGAGAAGAGCGGGGTGCGGGTGATGGGGCGGGCCGCGACGGCGGCGGCGCTCGAGGGCGGCCTCGTCGATAAGGAGCGGCGATCACCCGGGGGCGGCTCGCTTCTACGCTCTGCGTGTGATTCTGCTGGCCCCCACCGCCGCGCTGATCGGCGCGCTGCTGACGATCCCCCCGCTGGTCGCGCTGTACCTGCTGAAGATGCGCCGCCGCCCGGTGCGGGTCTCGGTGGTATCGCTGTGGCCCGCGGCGGGGCGCGACGCGCAGGCGAACGTCCCGCTGGCCATGATCCGCCCCAGTTGGCTGCTCTTCCTGCACGCCCTCATCCTCGTGCTGCTGCTGCTGGCGGTAGGGCGGCCCGCGCTCCGCTCGGGCGGGGGTTTCTCCGGCGATCGGATCTACTTCCTGATCGACGTCTCGGCATCCATGGGCGCGCGCGACGAGCCCGGCGGCGTCACGCGCCTGGAGCGCGCGATCGACCGCGCGGCACGCGCGGGCGACGACCTGCTGCGGGGCGGCGGGCGACGCGTGGGCGTCATCGAGGTCGGGGCGACGGCGCGCATCGTCGAGAACCCGACGAACTCGCGTGCCGCGCTGCGCGACGCCTTGGCGCGCCTCGCGCCCCGCGACGAGCCGGGCGACCTGGGCGAGGCCGTCTCGCTCATCCGCGCGCTCAGCGCGGGCGAGGAAGAAGCCCCTTCGCCCCCGACGATCGCGCTGTTCAGCGACGGGGCGTTCCGCCAGCACGGCCCGGAGACCGCGGTGCCCGCGGGCCTGCGGTTCGAGCGCGTGGGCCCGGCGGGCCCGGCGGCGCCCAACGCCGGGATCGTGGCGCTGGCCGCCCGGCGCGACGTGCTGGACCCGGGCACGCTGCGCGTCTTCCTCGACGTGCTGCACACGCCGACCGACGGCTCGACGGTGCCGATCGCGATCGCGCTCGACGGGCGCGTGCTCGAACGGCGCGTGCTCGACATCCCGCGCGCGACCGACCCCGCCCGCGTCGCGACGTCCTTCAGCCTGCCCAACATCGGGGGCGGCGTGCTCACCGCGACCATCTCGCGCGACGACGCGCTCGCGAGCGACAATCTCGCGGCCCTGGACATCCTGCCCGCGGTGCGCCCGGCGGTGTGGGTCGTGTCGCCCGAGGGCGGCGCGGGCCGCGCACCCGGGGGCAGCCTGCTGCTGCGCGAGACGCTGGCCGAACTGCGCCTGCGGTCGGTCACGGACCTGACGGCGGAGGCGTACGAGGCGCGCGTCGCGAACGACGGGTTCGAGCGCGTGGACCTCATCGTGTTTGATCGCGTGACGCCCCGAGGCATGCCGCGCCGGCCGACCCTGAGCTTCGCCGGCGGGCCCGAGATCGAGGGCGTCGCGCGCTCGGACGCACCGGCGGGCGCGTCGGGCGTCGTGCTGTGGGAACGCGAGCACCCGGCCCTGCGGTACGTGTCGCTGGACGGCGTGACGCTCTCGGACGCGGGCGTGCTGGAGGCCGACGAATCGGCCGAGGGCGTCCGCGTGCTGGCCCGCGGCGCGCGCGGGGCGCTCATCGTCGAGGCGGAGCGCGCGGGCGTGCGCCACCTGCTGGTGTCGTTCGACCTCTCGCGCAGCAACTGGCCCCTGCTCCCCGGGTTCCCGGTCTTTCTGGCTTCGGGCGTCGACTACCTCGCGATGGCGGGCCAGGCCTCGGTGGGGCGGAGCGCGCGCACCGGCGAGAGCGTGACCGTCCGCGGGCCGGGCGACGAGGTCGTGTACCGCGGGCCCGTGGAGGTGCGCGCGGCGGCCCGCCCGGGCAGCGAGACCCGCGCCGGGCCCTTCACGCGCGCGGGGGTGTACGTCGGGCCGCCACGCATGGAGCCCCGCGTCGTGTGCGTGAACGTCTTCGACGAGCTGGAGAGCTCCATCGCGAGCCCGGCGACGCTGGAGATCGGCGGGCGCACGGCGACAACGGCCGCCGGCGCACGCGAGGTGCGCGAACTGTGGGCGTGGTTCGTCGCGGGGGCCCTCGCGCTGCTCGCGGTTGAGTGGTTCGTCTACGCGCGCAGCGTGCGGTCGTGATCGGCGGCGCGCGACCTTTTGTACGAGCCCGAGGCGCGAGCGTGAGTCCGGCCTTTAGTCCGGGGCCCGGCCATCGCTCGCGGATGTGATTGTGTTCAGCGAGGCGCGCCGGCGTGGGCGGTGTTGACGCGATAGACGCTGCGTCCCGCGGTGATGAGCAGCGTGCGCCCGTCCGAGCCGCCGAAGGCGAGGTTGCTGGCGTTGGGCACGGTGAGCGACGTGATCTTGGCGCCGTCGGGCGAGAGGACGATGATGCCCAGCGGGCCGGTGGTGTAGACATTGCCGTTGACGTCGCAGCGCAGGCCGTCGGCGCGTCCGCGGCTTTCGATGCCGAGCGTCGTGAGGTCGGCGAAGAGCCGCTTGTTGCCGAGCGTGCCGTCGGGCGCGACGTCGTAGACCATGACCTTGTTGTTGCCGAAGTCGTTGACGTAGAGGCGTGACTCGTCGGGCGAGAAGCACAGGCCGTTGGGCAGCGCGCCGAAGCGGTCGAGCAGCGTGAGCGTGCCGTCGGGCGTAACGCGGTAGACGCCGTTGAAATCCAGTTCGAGCGCGGGCTTGGGGGTGAAGAACGTCGGATCGGTGAAGTAGACGGAGCCGTCGCGCTTCACGACGAGGTCGTTGGTGGCGTTGAGGCGTTTGCCCTCGAACGACGCCGCGAGCACGGTGGGCTGGCCCGGCGTGCCGTCGACGATGGGCACGCGCGTGATGCGTCGGTCCTGGGTCTCGGCAAAGACCACGCTCGTGCCGTCGCCCACGGCGGCGCCGATGGCGAGCCCGGCGGGCGTGCGCCAGGGCGTGGGCTTGCCCTCGCCCGTCCAGCGGTAGACGACGCCGCCGTCGGCGGGCGAG
Proteins encoded in this window:
- a CDS encoding LON peptidase substrate-binding domain-containing protein, whose amino-acid sequence is MSEESSIQVNFGHPMPLFPLDQATLLPQQLLPLHIFEPRYRQMIEHALDGAGQFALAVFEGDRWKQEYHGRPPLRRAVCIAQIVQHEKLPDGRYNVLVQGVCRARILREVPAEAGRQYRTALLEPVGLSQAPPEVSWTDDTFDDDTDSDDASPSLAEARGRIRDMLAEGPLTQLTHAAPVLEYLRNDELPTSAVLEVVSFTLITDPTLRYALLAEGDADARAAMIVRELEHLADLVRRAALQHPEEWPKGCSWN
- the tnpA gene encoding IS200/IS605 family transposase produces the protein MPGTYSQLLLHVVFSTKGRAPWITAEVAERLYPYIGGIVRAEKGVLYDIGGVEDHVHMYLRWRPDASISDLMRTVKARSSKWVHETYPSLAEFAWQMGYSVFSVSKSQEEAVKKYIAGQAEHHKREDFKSELLRILRVHGIEFDERYVFD
- a CDS encoding lipid-A-disaccharide synthase N-terminal domain-containing protein gives rise to the protein MTDPHPTRPSDPPRRRKRLKWEPWALMLLVMGLGMYLIWSPISGLKGPRPAPGTRAIELRVGGQRGIVEVDDRAAAPAFRVLLRNGYESPIMDARAFASMFGEESLRAATRTESPLFRVLNITSWTGLVWVLLGFAGQLAFTGRMLVQWLVSERKKASVIPEVFWWMSLIGGVLLFTYFVWRQDFIGVLGQSSGVVIYARNLRLIHKKRRRAAARPDPERSAEGVSTDISAS
- a CDS encoding glycosyltransferase family 2 protein yields the protein MPEDSVLPPPAVSVVAPAHNEEDNVEPLVREIEAAMRAAGEPFEIVLVDDGSTDRTRERILALMPGRPFLRCVAMTRTPPGKGNGQSAAFHAGFRACRAPLIAVLDADLQNDPAEIPAFVRRLRETGADLVQGDRSRARKDNAVRKVGSIVGRLFRRTLLGDEIRDTGCSLRVMTRDMALRLPLEFRGMHRFIPVTIAHLGGKVVEMPVTHRPRVAGQTKYGLGILQRALPGLRDLFAVRWMRSRRRPVTCVEVRDAGAPPA
- a CDS encoding 2Fe-2S iron-sulfur cluster-binding protein, which translates into the protein MTFKRPEGVKGPPTVPVTFVMEDPLSLTGDAARERTLTGGVGESLLELALDNGINIEHACGGVCACSTCHIYVEKGEQALSESTEAEEDRVEEAPGLQRNSRLSCQCIIRANAPIVVRVPAWNRNAVKEDPH
- a CDS encoding type II toxin-antitoxin system VapB family antitoxin; amino-acid sequence: MRTTLNLDDAIVRQAQQLTGVREKTWLVHEGLRLLVAREAARRLAALGGTEPGLVAPPRRRTRKAG
- a CDS encoding PIN domain-containing protein, which gives rise to MLIDTSVWIDHFARGVTGMDQAIASETIVMHEDVLGELALGNFAHRARVLSLLRALPLIPRVSHEEILELVERHELWGKGLGVVDAHILGACLVAHETLWTRDRTLSAAASAVGVRLHAGGAS
- the iscX gene encoding Fe-S cluster assembly protein IscX; translated protein: MDARPDAERRRVGRRRTTSRWRCILTTDDSLHWLDVEDLGEALAAAHPRRDPLAVRFTELKDLVRALPNFREQPGHPVNERILEEIQRHWIETRAGRPRDDD
- a CDS encoding DinB family protein, with the translated sequence MTHAPAHTPNPAHTPNPAQQPEPGALPALITAYEADASTPAAWVRGLSREHLLSHPVPGTWSVQELVVHTLESDLAATHRFRRIVAEDLPLLIAYDETLCVQRLAYDRADIAEVVALFDLHRRFTARWLRTVAPADFARCGIHNQRGKVSLAEFIQVYIDHVRHHERFLLEKRRALGMPLA
- a CDS encoding RlmE family RNA methyltransferase, which encodes MPQPRKLHDRYFKQAKEEGYVARSAYKLLEINEKRRLVRAGDRVLDLGSAPGSWLQVLDERLGPRGRITGIDLQEVDAPRSERVRVLRGDAFLTSPEVLLGAWGEPDPPRFDVVLSDMAPNTTGHGDDFLSARLCERVLDLCAGVLRPGGNLIMKILEGEPTPGVIARTKRLFIQAGTTKPAASRDLSREIFIWGTGYVGERGNAGPASATGAREERGAGDGAGRDGGGARGRPRR
- a CDS encoding VWA domain-containing protein yields the protein MILLAPTAALIGALLTIPPLVALYLLKMRRRPVRVSVVSLWPAAGRDAQANVPLAMIRPSWLLFLHALILVLLLLAVGRPALRSGGGFSGDRIYFLIDVSASMGARDEPGGVTRLERAIDRAARAGDDLLRGGGRRVGVIEVGATARIVENPTNSRAALRDALARLAPRDEPGDLGEAVSLIRALSAGEEEAPSPPTIALFSDGAFRQHGPETAVPAGLRFERVGPAGPAAPNAGIVALAARRDVLDPGTLRVFLDVLHTPTDGSTVPIAIALDGRVLERRVLDIPRATDPARVATSFSLPNIGGGVLTATISRDDALASDNLAALDILPAVRPAVWVVSPEGGAGRAPGGSLLLRETLAELRLRSVTDLTAEAYEARVANDGFERVDLIVFDRVTPRGMPRRPTLSFAGGPEIEGVARSDAPAGASGVVLWEREHPALRYVSLDGVTLSDAGVLEADESAEGVRVLARGARGALIVEAERAGVRHLLVSFDLSRSNWPLLPGFPVFLASGVDYLAMAGQASVGRSARTGESVTVRGPGDEVVYRGPVEVRAAARPGSETRAGPFTRAGVYVGPPRMEPRVVCVNVFDELESSIASPATLEIGGRTATTAAGAREVRELWAWFVAGALALLAVEWFVYARSVRS
- a CDS encoding SMP-30/gluconolactonase/LRE family protein: MFHLPVMLVCALGAMRAAPPATETPEPPATSPALATIFHGEVTLVGDGYTFTEGPCWIPGTPAAAAPDEKPNAQPDAKSAPAPAGTPGYFIFCDRSPADGGVVYRWTGEGKPTPWRTPAGLAIGAAVGDGTSVVFAETQDRRITRVPIVDGTPGQPTVLAASFEGKRLNATNDLVVKRDGSVYFTDPTFFTPKPALELDFNGVYRVTPDGTLTLLDRFGALPNGLCFSPDESRLYVNDFGNNKVMVYDVAPDGTLGNKRLFADLTTLGIESRGRADGLRCDVNGNVYTTGPLGIIVLSPDGAKITSLTVPNASNLAFGGSDGRTLLITAGRSVYRVNTAHAGAPR